A genomic window from Silene latifolia isolate original U9 population chromosome Y, ASM4854445v1, whole genome shotgun sequence includes:
- the LOC141626797 gene encoding uncharacterized protein LOC141626797, translating to MNSIQYLWSRKSQKTTSSSSPLSLEPQNLPNQEEQINDEQISEGESDNPSIQEGNQSEHEGNSPTQEGNQSEEYNVLPLDPPHDPGNRKPISSYRVNDRDALRRIYIGKGPCRPRPNGEFPQTFQGNKMRRFKVLWYDKYDWLEYSEENNAAFCFCCYLFKEPSSIPKANVFEIGGFKNWKNALDRFKKYVGKGTSSSHKVAKQKYESFINKKESIIEIVEKVSDEAKSLYKCRLLRSLSCLRFLLRQGLAFREHNEKAKSSNKGNFLELLDWLVQNSESVAKVVLAKSPENHQVTCPTIQKELIKCCAQETTKLIIEDLNGDYFGLLADESSDVSHKEELAICLRYVNKDGKLCERFLGIVHVKNTTSLTLFEKIKKLLDGHSLSMSNIRGQGYDGASNMRGEFNGLQSLIMRDNPCAYYVHCFAHQLQLTLVAVAKENKDCAKFFQNLGIVLNNIGYSCKRLEMVRDIQSDKVLEALASGEIESGKGLNQELGLSRPGETRWGSHFKSIVRVMFLYGTLIRVFEIISKGAKSVDDHAKAEIGIDHLESFEFVFMLHLMKVVYGYTNSLCEALQRKDQDIVNAMTILDLTKEHLTKFRNDGWDQFLQTVSNFCAKHNIEVPNMDDFYAPPGRSRRRLVNELNLQRFRIDMFIGVLDKQVHELDSRFDVRSMEMLMCMACLSPTDVFASFDKDKLVRLAKFYPNEFNDTEITLLEFELDIFESDMLRDSRFHLIKSLGELSIMLVETKKHISYSRVYLLLKLVLTLPVATASVERVFSSMKYVKNYLRNSMSDELLDNCLVTYIERDFFSQVSDDDVIRRFQDMNPRRMALDFS from the coding sequence ATGAATAGCATACAATACTTGTGGAGTCGGAAGTCACAAAAAACCACATCGTCCTCTTCTCCGTTGTCATTAGAACCTCAAAATCTCCCTAATCAAGAAGAGCAAATTAATGATGAGCAAATTAGTGAGGGGGAATCCGATAATCCATCAATTCAAGAGGGCAATCAAAGTGAGCATGAGGGTAATTCACCAACTCAAGAGGGTAATCAAAGTGAAGAGTACAATGTTCTTCCTCTTGATCCTCCACATGATCCGGGAAACCGTAAGCCAATATCATCTTACCGGGTTAATGATCGAGATGCCTTGAGAAGGATATATATCGGAAAAGGACCTTGTAGACCTAGACCAAATGGTGAATTTCCTCAAACTTTCCAAGGTAATAAAATGCGTCGCTTCAAAGTTCTTTGGTATGATAAGTATGATTGGCTAGAATATAGTGAGGAAAATAATGCGGCATTTTGCTTTTGTTGTTACTTGTTCAAAGAGCCTTCAAGTATCCCGAAAGCAAATGTGTTTGAGATTGGAGGGTTTAAGAATTGGAAAAATGCGTTGGATAGATTTAAAAAATATGTTGGGAAAGGTACTAGTAGTTCTCACAAAGTAGCTAAACAAAAGTATGAGTCTTTCATTAATAAAAAAGAATCAATAATAGAGATAGTTGAAAAAGTAAGTGATGAAGCTAAGAGTCTCTATAAATGCCGTTTGTTACGCTCTCTTTCTTGTTTAAGATTTCTTTTGAGGCAAGGACTAGCATTTAGGGAACATAATGAAAAAGCAAAGTCAAGTAATAAGGGTAATTTTCTTGAACTTTTGGATTGGCTTGTTCAAAATAGTGAAAGTGTTGCCAAAGTTGTTCTTGCTAAGTCTCCGGAAAATCACCAAGTTACTTGCCCAACCATTCAAAAAGAATTAATTAAATGTTGTGCCCAAGAGACTACTAAGCTTATCATTGAGGATCTAAATGGTGATTACTTTGGTCTATTAGCCGATGAGTCTAGTGACGTGTCTCATAAGGAAGAATTAGCTATTTGTTTGCGTTATGTTAATAAAGATGGTAaactttgtgaaagatttcttgGGATTGTGCATGTGAAAAATACAACTAGTTTGACACTTTTTGAGAAAATAAAGAAACTACTTGATGGCCACTCATTAAGTATGTCAAACATCCGTGGTCAAGGCTATGATGGAGCTAGTAACATGAGAGGTGAGTTTAATGGTTTGCAAAGTTTGATAATGAGGGACAATCCATGTGCATATTATGTTCATTGTTTTGCGCACCAACTTCAATTGACATTAGTGGCGGTGGCTAAAGAAAACAAAGATTGTGCCAAATTTTTCCAAAATCTTGGAATTGTGCTTAATAATATTGGATATTCTTGTAAACGTTTGGAGATGGTTAGGGATATTCAATCGGATAAGGTTTTGGAGGCCTTAGCATCGGGTGAAATTGAAAGTGGTAAGGGATTGAATCAAGAACTTGGTTTAAGTAGACCGGGGGAGACTCGGTGGGGGTCTCATTTTAAATCAATTGTGAGAGTCATGTTTTTATATGGCACACTTATTAGAGTTTTTGAGATAATTAGTAAAGGGGCTAAATCCGTTGATGATCATGCTAAAGCCGAAATTGGGATAGATCACCTTGAATCTTTTGAGTTTGTTTTCATGTTACATTTGATGAAAGTGGTGTATGGATACACTAATTCTTTGTGTGAAGCATTACAAAGAAAAGATCAAGACATTGTTAATGCCATGACTATTCTTGATTTAACTAAGGAGCATTTGACAAAGTTTAGGAATGATGGATGGGATCAATTTCTTCAAACGGTTTCTAACTTTTGTGCAAAACATAATATTGAAGTCCCCAATATGGATGATTTTTATGCTCCTCCGGGAAGATCAAGACGTCGTCTTGTCAACGAGCTTAACCTACAACGATTTCGAATTGACATGTTTATAGGTGTTTTGGATAAACAAGTCCATGAACTAGATAGCCGATTTGATGTGAGAAGCATGGAGATGCTAATGTGTATGGCTTGTTTAAGCCCCACCGATGTTTTTGCTTCTTTCGATAAAGACAAATTGGTTAGACTTGCAAAGTTCTATCCTAATGAGTTTAATGATACCGAGATAACATTACTTGAGTTTGAACTTGATATTTTTGAAAGTGATATGCTAAGGGATTCAAGATTTCATCTTATTAAGAGCCTTGGTGAGCTTTCAATTATGCTTGTTGAGACAAAGAAACATATTTCATATTCACGTGTTTATTTGTTATTGAAGCTTGTATTGACACTTCCGGTGGCAACGGCAAGTGTGGAAAGAGTTTTCTCCTCCATGAAGTATGTGAAGAATTATTTGCGAAATAGTATGAGCGATGAACTATTAGATAATTGTTTAGTGACTTATATTGAGAGAGATTTTTTTTCACAAGTGAGTGATGATGATGTTATTAGGCGTTTTCAAGATATGAATCCTCGTCGGATGGCTTTAGATTTTTCTTAG